A genomic stretch from Sphingobacterium sp. ML3W includes:
- a CDS encoding substrate import-associated zinc metallohydrolase lipoprotein has protein sequence MKTIIKATLLAVLLAGLYSCTKEEKLNVKIENYDTFVPGKIDEWIKTNLTDPYNIEVVYRYQRNMHDINKNIAPANEDKVIPQMDVVINGFLDVYKKIGGVPFIKAYTPKQFALFGSGDYDVDGSVKGGTADGGRRITLYGINNFDATNANSVSGNLQVIHHEFTHILNQMRFIPGEFGKVCVGDYYSNWTAQENTQAKARSLGFITPYSRKAIGEDFAEVLSHLIVAGQLYYDDFAYNSGKDAYPKFKQKESIVRDYMVQNFNIDVTQLQIEFQRIMAEKYHSTRYEAATALGNNYLGSLDWDIRSTWGLENTLSNKQKNLFMAILDELGGWTTKTMEFQFVSATKATLRIGFGDNSVTYTAAYDFDIKRNADNTFNISKSGTQGTGAIYDNGNIGWVLKDTQPLIDYLGSTSFSAEWKKVDLTVNPSDYLQYFILKDTKDPNATLMGKVNLRKY, from the coding sequence ATGAAAACGATTATAAAAGCAACCCTACTAGCTGTTTTACTGGCTGGTCTATACTCCTGTACGAAAGAGGAGAAACTTAATGTGAAAATTGAAAACTACGATACATTTGTGCCCGGGAAAATTGACGAGTGGATCAAAACAAACTTAACTGATCCTTACAATATTGAGGTTGTCTATCGGTACCAGCGTAATATGCATGATATCAATAAGAATATAGCGCCGGCCAATGAGGATAAGGTAATTCCACAAATGGACGTGGTGATTAATGGATTTTTGGATGTTTATAAGAAAATTGGCGGCGTACCATTTATAAAGGCCTATACACCAAAACAATTTGCTTTGTTTGGGTCAGGTGATTATGATGTCGATGGGTCTGTGAAAGGAGGGACAGCAGATGGAGGAAGGCGTATCACCTTGTACGGAATAAATAATTTCGATGCTACAAATGCCAATTCAGTCAGCGGAAATCTTCAAGTTATCCACCATGAATTTACGCATATACTTAACCAGATGAGATTTATTCCTGGTGAGTTTGGGAAGGTTTGTGTAGGAGATTATTATTCAAACTGGACGGCGCAGGAGAATACCCAAGCAAAAGCGAGGTCATTGGGCTTTATTACTCCTTATTCGAGAAAAGCAATTGGTGAGGATTTTGCGGAAGTCCTGTCGCACTTGATTGTTGCGGGGCAATTATATTATGATGACTTTGCCTATAATAGTGGCAAGGATGCTTATCCAAAATTTAAACAGAAGGAGTCTATTGTACGCGATTACATGGTTCAGAATTTTAATATCGATGTAACGCAGTTGCAGATTGAATTTCAGCGTATCATGGCTGAAAAGTATCATTCTACACGATATGAAGCAGCAACGGCATTGGGAAATAATTATTTGGGCTCTTTAGATTGGGATATTCGGAGTACTTGGGGCCTAGAAAATACGCTTTCTAATAAACAGAAGAATCTTTTTATGGCGATTTTGGACGAATTGGGAGGCTGGACTACGAAAACAATGGAATTCCAATTTGTTTCTGCGACAAAAGCGACATTAAGGATCGGTTTTGGCGATAATAGCGTCACCTATACTGCAGCTTATGATTTTGATATTAAAAGGAATGCGGACAATACATTTAATATTTCCAAGTCTGGGACACAAGGAACAGGTGCCATTTACGATAATGGAAATATAGGTTGGGTATTGAAAGATACACAACCCTTAATAGATTATTTAGGTAGTACGAGTTTTTCTGCAGAATGGAAAAAAGTTGATTTAACTGTTAATCCTAGTGATTATCTACAATATTTTATCTTGAAAGATACAAAGGATCCAAATGCAACATTGATGGGTAAAGTAAATTTGAGGAAGTATTAA
- a CDS encoding DUF4302 domain-containing protein, which produces MKKIFYLMFLVLLAFSCSKPREVDQIFGDPTERVADTLAYVKSTLVKAPFGWKAYLSTEYSGGYGFYMQFQENDRLKMVADLNEQSSSELKESTYRIRQIMYATLSFDTYNYLTMLQDPNPDVFGGQAGKGLGSDVEFDYIQTHGDTLFFEGRKFKKPLVLIKAKESEAKVYTSKGYAQAIEKINKFFVENSNPYIEENGQKYQITINNDSKEVGATTILAGNKVESSSAKFYYTLDGIGCNAESPLKAGKVNIVKIGWDNDKLTAYDADGRKFEVKNSVQPLIPLHLLMGTKYSKLYLPFNILLPGNSPKGTDILNRYFKGLGNGATGYVFNCGDISLAWNLANKRISFIGFASQNNCGGGWSTTIVYDYTIDEATGVLKLTKRSAASGGYSAKIMDQLDDFLLNSSFKLEYVIDGKNLYAKIIGIDRPDVSMTFTLQ; this is translated from the coding sequence ATGAAAAAGATATTTTATTTAATGTTTTTGGTATTACTGGCTTTCAGTTGCAGTAAACCACGGGAAGTGGATCAAATATTTGGTGATCCAACTGAAAGGGTGGCAGATACTCTCGCTTATGTAAAGTCCACCCTAGTGAAAGCACCTTTTGGCTGGAAGGCTTATTTAAGCACGGAGTATTCGGGAGGTTATGGCTTTTATATGCAATTTCAGGAAAATGATAGATTAAAAATGGTCGCAGATTTAAATGAACAGAGTTCATCTGAGCTCAAAGAATCAACATACAGAATCAGGCAAATCATGTATGCAACATTATCATTTGATACCTATAATTATTTAACGATGTTGCAAGATCCAAATCCAGATGTGTTTGGAGGTCAGGCCGGCAAAGGGCTGGGAAGTGACGTTGAATTTGACTATATCCAGACTCATGGCGATACTTTATTTTTTGAAGGTAGGAAATTTAAAAAACCTCTTGTCTTGATAAAAGCAAAAGAATCTGAAGCAAAAGTGTATACGAGTAAAGGGTATGCACAAGCAATTGAAAAGATTAACAAATTCTTCGTTGAAAATTCAAATCCATATATTGAAGAAAACGGACAGAAATATCAAATTACAATTAATAATGATTCCAAGGAAGTTGGTGCGACTACCATTCTAGCAGGTAATAAAGTGGAGAGTTCGTCAGCTAAGTTTTATTATACCTTAGATGGCATTGGTTGTAATGCGGAGTCTCCACTTAAGGCGGGAAAAGTTAATATTGTAAAAATTGGATGGGATAATGATAAGCTAACTGCGTATGACGCAGATGGTAGAAAATTTGAAGTAAAAAATTCAGTTCAACCATTAATTCCGCTGCATTTGTTGATGGGAACAAAATATTCTAAATTATATTTACCGTTCAATATATTACTGCCTGGCAATTCACCAAAAGGAACAGATATCTTAAATCGATATTTCAAAGGATTGGGAAATGGTGCTACGGGTTATGTTTTTAATTGCGGTGATATCAGTTTGGCTTGGAATCTCGCGAATAAGAGAATTTCTTTCATTGGATTCGCCAGTCAAAATAACTGTGGCGGTGGTTGGTCAACAACAATTGTGTACGACTATACTATTGACGAAGCGACAGGTGTGTTGAAGTTAACCAAGAGGTCAGCTGCTTCTGGAGGATACAGCGCCAAGATTATGGACCAGCTTGACGATTTTCTGCTCAATAGCAGCTTTAAACTGGAGTATGTAATTGATGGAAAAAATCTGTATGCAAAAATCATAGGTATAGATAGACCTGATGTTTCAATGACATTTACGTTGCAATAA
- a CDS encoding energy transducer TonB codes for MKYYLHLPVKLICFFLFNLCGLSLSAQIAFTTYHKKDGDETKQQDSAYFLRTVHVDANGKDKIYRIEEYYMRNDSIKLNGISKNARNPFQFQGKKYEFYENGTLKCLENFTDEGELVDSAFYLYPNNKLKMMVFYPSELYKKKLQVKKPIYIVYYDSLQNKTLEHGNGRIRFNVEGKEEYEEGEMVNNLREGAWKGGAGQDSFVENYNQDRLLSGILTKKNGAIIQYDSTTYKVNPEYPGGTYKLMTFVARNFDYPKEAMKNGISGILEIDFVINKVGQVEDIKVKQDLGFDTGEAGIRVVKKLGKWKPGMRRGEPVRVGYTLPIRLNLR; via the coding sequence ATGAAATATTATCTGCATTTGCCAGTCAAACTTATTTGTTTTTTTCTATTCAACCTTTGTGGATTGAGTCTTTCAGCACAAATCGCCTTTACCACATATCATAAAAAAGATGGTGATGAAACAAAACAACAAGATTCGGCCTATTTTTTAAGGACAGTTCATGTGGATGCCAATGGCAAAGATAAAATTTATCGAATTGAGGAGTATTATATGCGCAACGACTCCATCAAACTCAACGGTATCAGTAAGAATGCACGTAACCCATTCCAATTTCAAGGTAAGAAATATGAATTCTATGAAAATGGTACGCTGAAGTGCTTAGAGAATTTTACCGATGAAGGAGAACTCGTGGATTCTGCATTTTACTTATATCCCAATAATAAGTTGAAAATGATGGTTTTTTATCCTAGTGAACTTTACAAAAAGAAGTTGCAGGTTAAAAAGCCGATCTACATTGTGTATTATGATTCTCTTCAAAACAAGACATTGGAACATGGAAATGGACGTATTCGTTTTAATGTAGAAGGAAAAGAGGAGTATGAAGAAGGTGAAATGGTTAATAATTTACGTGAGGGAGCATGGAAAGGAGGGGCCGGACAAGATTCCTTTGTAGAAAACTATAATCAGGATCGGTTACTATCAGGAATCTTAACAAAGAAGAATGGTGCTATTATTCAATATGATTCAACAACTTATAAAGTCAATCCGGAGTACCCGGGAGGCACATACAAGTTGATGACTTTTGTAGCCAGAAATTTTGACTACCCAAAAGAAGCAATGAAAAATGGTATAAGCGGTATTTTGGAGATAGATTTTGTCATTAATAAAGTTGGCCAGGTAGAGGATATTAAGGTCAAGCAGGACTTGGGTTTTGATACCGGGGAAGCAGGTATACGTGTCGTAAAAAAGCTTGGAAAATGGAAACCCGGAATGCGAAGGGGAGAGCCTGTGCGTGTTGGATATACGCTACCAATAAGGTTAAATTTAAGATAA
- a CDS encoding SusC/RagA family TonB-linked outer membrane protein yields MKISTCLLFAFVTGVHAKGTAQKVTLNMKNARIEEALSAISKQSHLRVLYSENLNAKARISVNVKNASVEEALNAVLKNNNIEYKIIANTISVNSNSKISNSSFTEIQQQSVTGTIKDKNGKGLSGATVTVKGTSISTQADEAGHFKINASSNATLVIRYVGFVSTEVAVGGKKDVNITLEPADRTLEEVNVVATGYQNLDRKLFTGAASRIDAKEAERAGVPDVSRMLEGQAAGVSVQNVSGTFGAAPKIRVRGATSLTGDNKPLWVIDGVILDEAVNISNEALSTGDANTLLGSSVAGLNPDDIESITVLKDAAATALYGAAAMNGVVVVNTKKGKNTEGQTHFSYSGNYTTYIKPNYNQFDIMNSAEQMQLVIDMENKGYLNHSQVSRAGTGGVFTKMYNLMYEYDPRTDSFKLRNDAPSRYNFLQRYANVNTNWFDLLFQNSFVHDHSLSMSTGTQKAQTYASTSYMNDPGYTLGNQAKRFTANIRNNYKINDKLSTELIFQGNIRDQRTPGTLNRNSDAVYGSYSRDFDINPYSYSLNTSRIITPFDENGDREYFTRDYAPFNILNELDNNYIKLKLMDIKVQGGITYKILPTLTYSANGMYRYYNSERQHMITENANLSKAYRANQDQTVNGGNRFLYADPDFPNTDKYVILPSGGFFNLANNNMISYYMRHNLEFNQKWNDHTVNLFGTYELQYADKQSHDFNGPGIEYGNGNLVLPAYRYYKKQIESGGTPFAMNYTYDRKLAYALRGAYNYKDKYSFNFTTRYDGSNKMGRTNVARWLPTWNLSAAWDINQENFFNKDNKILSRARLRGTYGLVANMGNASNSTAVFYNVATYRPYDGEKEGKINISGLENSELTWEKMYELNVGADLGFLNDRIDLNFDYYRRNIFDLIGPIRTSGIGGQFEKLANYADMKGHGVDIQVGGYPFRDPDGFTWRTQLTLGFNKTKITKLNVTRNIWDLISGEGGAMIGMPHRGLYSLDFDKLAANGGYPTYIGTDGTPGETYFWFQDNQTNFLKYEGPVDPTLAGGYYNRLEYKNFSLSFLLKFGLGNMVRLQPNYSPAYLDMYNVSRELINRFIYHGDEYLTVIPSTLDGLTAEFDIKNAVGDRTASVYSYNAYNYSSERVAKGDYLRLSQISVGYNIPKSVVNKIKFRTAQVNLVGNNLWLIYADKKLNGVDPEFYSNGGVALPVPKQVTLSVKLGF; encoded by the coding sequence ATGAAAATTAGTACATGTCTTTTATTTGCATTTGTGACAGGCGTACACGCGAAAGGTACGGCTCAGAAAGTCACTTTAAATATGAAAAATGCACGAATTGAAGAAGCGCTGTCTGCTATTTCCAAACAGTCTCACCTACGTGTGCTGTACAGTGAGAACTTGAACGCTAAAGCGCGGATTTCTGTCAATGTCAAGAATGCTTCTGTAGAAGAAGCACTAAATGCAGTATTAAAAAATAATAATATTGAATATAAGATCATTGCCAATACGATTTCTGTAAATAGCAACTCAAAAATTAGTAACAGCAGCTTTACAGAGATTCAGCAACAATCTGTCACAGGTACTATTAAAGATAAAAATGGGAAGGGGTTGAGTGGAGCTACAGTGACTGTAAAAGGAACATCAATTTCTACTCAAGCGGATGAAGCTGGTCATTTTAAAATTAACGCTTCATCTAATGCCACCTTGGTGATTCGGTATGTTGGTTTTGTGAGTACAGAAGTAGCCGTTGGAGGAAAAAAAGATGTCAATATCACGTTGGAACCAGCAGATCGTACACTGGAGGAGGTGAATGTAGTTGCAACAGGATACCAAAATCTTGATCGGAAATTGTTTACTGGTGCCGCCTCTAGAATAGATGCGAAGGAAGCAGAACGTGCTGGAGTTCCAGACGTATCGCGTATGCTAGAGGGTCAAGCAGCGGGTGTTTCCGTTCAAAACGTATCGGGTACATTTGGTGCCGCACCCAAAATTAGGGTGCGTGGCGCGACATCGCTTACGGGAGATAACAAACCATTGTGGGTAATCGATGGCGTTATTTTGGACGAAGCTGTCAATATCTCAAACGAAGCTTTGTCAACAGGGGATGCAAATACCTTATTGGGCTCTTCCGTTGCCGGTTTAAATCCGGACGATATTGAATCCATTACAGTCTTGAAAGATGCAGCGGCTACGGCTTTGTATGGTGCAGCAGCCATGAATGGTGTTGTCGTTGTTAATACAAAGAAAGGGAAGAATACAGAAGGCCAAACTCATTTTAGCTATTCGGGTAATTATACCACTTATATCAAACCCAATTACAATCAATTCGATATCATGAATTCTGCTGAGCAGATGCAGTTGGTCATTGATATGGAAAATAAGGGTTACCTGAACCACTCTCAGGTATCAAGAGCCGGAACCGGTGGTGTGTTTACTAAAATGTACAATTTAATGTACGAATATGATCCAAGAACGGATTCGTTTAAACTTAGAAATGATGCACCTTCGCGTTATAATTTCTTGCAGCGCTATGCAAATGTAAATACAAACTGGTTTGATTTATTGTTTCAGAACAGTTTCGTGCATGACCATTCATTAAGTATGAGTACAGGAACACAGAAAGCACAGACCTATGCTTCGACGAGTTATATGAATGATCCGGGATACACTCTTGGTAACCAAGCTAAGCGTTTTACAGCTAATATTCGAAACAATTACAAAATCAATGATAAACTCAGCACAGAGCTTATTTTTCAGGGGAATATTCGGGATCAAAGAACACCAGGTACCCTAAATCGTAACTCTGATGCGGTTTATGGTAGCTATTCCCGGGATTTCGATATCAATCCATACTCATATTCTTTAAATACCAGCCGTATTATTACCCCGTTTGATGAAAATGGCGATCGGGAATATTTTACACGGGATTATGCTCCATTCAATATCTTAAATGAGCTCGATAATAATTACATCAAACTCAAATTAATGGATATTAAAGTGCAAGGGGGGATTACTTATAAAATACTTCCTACACTAACCTACTCTGCTAATGGAATGTATCGGTATTATAATTCCGAAAGACAGCACATGATCACAGAGAACGCCAATCTTTCCAAAGCATATCGGGCAAATCAAGATCAAACGGTGAATGGCGGAAATCGTTTTTTATATGCTGACCCTGATTTTCCAAATACAGATAAGTATGTTATTCTTCCAAGTGGAGGTTTTTTCAATTTGGCAAATAATAATATGATCAGTTATTATATGCGTCATAATTTGGAATTCAATCAAAAATGGAATGACCATACAGTGAATTTGTTTGGAACATATGAACTCCAATATGCGGATAAACAGAGTCATGATTTTAATGGTCCGGGAATAGAGTATGGCAATGGCAATTTAGTTTTACCGGCATATCGGTATTATAAAAAACAAATTGAATCTGGCGGTACACCATTCGCGATGAATTATACCTATGATCGTAAACTGGCTTATGCGTTGAGAGGTGCTTATAACTATAAAGATAAGTATTCATTTAACTTCACTACCCGTTATGATGGATCGAATAAAATGGGTCGAACCAATGTTGCAAGATGGTTGCCGACCTGGAACTTATCGGCGGCATGGGATATTAATCAAGAGAATTTTTTTAATAAAGACAATAAAATTCTTTCGCGTGCCAGATTACGGGGAACCTATGGTTTAGTCGCCAATATGGGGAATGCATCTAATTCAACCGCTGTATTTTATAATGTCGCTACCTACAGGCCTTATGATGGAGAAAAAGAAGGTAAGATTAACATAAGTGGTTTGGAAAACTCTGAGTTGACCTGGGAGAAGATGTATGAGCTTAATGTTGGTGCCGATTTGGGTTTCTTAAATGATCGCATTGATCTGAATTTTGATTATTACAGACGTAATATATTTGATTTAATAGGGCCGATTCGTACCTCTGGGATTGGTGGACAATTTGAAAAATTAGCCAATTATGCGGATATGAAGGGACATGGTGTTGATATTCAAGTTGGGGGATACCCATTTAGAGATCCGGATGGCTTTACTTGGCGTACCCAGCTTACATTGGGCTTTAACAAAACGAAAATTACGAAATTGAATGTAACCCGTAATATTTGGGATTTGATTTCGGGTGAGGGTGGAGCAATGATTGGTATGCCGCATCGAGGTTTATATTCCTTGGATTTTGATAAATTGGCAGCTAATGGAGGATATCCCACCTATATTGGTACGGATGGTACGCCTGGTGAAACCTATTTTTGGTTTCAAGATAATCAGACGAACTTCCTGAAATATGAGGGACCAGTGGATCCTACGCTCGCTGGTGGTTACTACAACCGACTGGAATACAAAAATTTTAGCTTATCCTTTCTGCTTAAATTTGGTTTAGGTAATATGGTTCGTTTACAACCTAACTATTCACCAGCCTACCTGGATATGTACAATGTGTCAAGAGAGCTGATAAATCGCTTTATTTATCACGGCGATGAATACCTAACTGTGATCCCATCTACACTGGATGGATTAACAGCAGAATTTGATATTAAGAATGCAGTTGGTGATCGTACAGCATCTGTTTACTCCTACAATGCATATAACTATTCATCTGAACGGGTTGCAAAGGGTGATTATCTCCGTTTATCACAAATTTCTGTAGGTTATAATATTCCCAAATCTGTCGTCAATAAAATTAAATTTAGAACAGCACAAGTAAATCTTGTTGGTAATAATCTGTGGTTAATATACGCGGATAAAAAGCTAAATGGAGTTGATCCAGAATTTTATAGCAATGGTGGTGTAGCGCTACCAGTTCCGAAACAAGTGACCTTATCTGTGAAATTAGGATTCTAA
- a CDS encoding RagB/SusD family nutrient uptake outer membrane protein, translating to MKLIHLKYLFISSALVLSSCSKYLDQQPDMRAEINTVDKVKRLITSAYPFGNYLAMSETYSDNVEDKGVGGLYQPVPSLYRWQDINNSDTDSPNSYWNNCYEAIAAANHALAAIESNNFGDDILAFKGEALVARAYAHFMLVNFFAKVYDYKKPESNTSPGIPYVTEPETVVIKKYDRGTVKSVYENIRKDLEEGLALLDANPAEWNVPKYHFTPAAAHAFATRFYLFTGEWQKVVDNANKIFAGGNFAGKLIPYNSTFKKMTFEEVHNVFSKADQPYSLLINETYSGYQRWWDNRYSMGINVFQNIYNGETAAGAKFYNFGVSYGAPHYTTYIWKEFWYVTNATANTGFPMLMVPVLITDEALMNRAEAYLELGNNAAGIADMNLMASNRIDNYNPANHAVTAAKSKQFFNVQNDKEALIQTVLQFKQVGFMSMGLRWFDIIRKGITVRHLLIANDETESYIELKPEDPRRVFQIPQEAKLSGVEQNPR from the coding sequence ATGAAACTCATACACCTTAAATATTTATTTATTTCTTCTGCGCTGGTATTGAGCAGTTGCAGTAAATACCTGGATCAGCAACCAGATATGAGAGCGGAAATCAATACGGTTGATAAAGTCAAGCGACTGATCACATCGGCTTATCCGTTCGGTAATTACCTAGCGATGTCTGAAACCTATTCGGATAATGTGGAAGATAAAGGCGTTGGTGGATTGTATCAACCGGTGCCTTCCCTGTATCGTTGGCAGGATATCAATAATAGCGATACTGATAGTCCCAATAGTTATTGGAACAATTGTTATGAAGCTATTGCAGCGGCCAATCATGCTCTAGCTGCGATAGAATCCAATAATTTTGGCGATGATATTTTAGCCTTCAAAGGCGAAGCGTTAGTCGCGCGGGCCTATGCACATTTTATGCTTGTCAATTTCTTTGCGAAAGTATATGATTACAAGAAGCCTGAGAGTAATACATCACCAGGTATTCCTTATGTGACGGAACCAGAAACCGTAGTTATCAAAAAGTATGACCGCGGGACAGTGAAATCCGTTTATGAAAATATTCGGAAGGATCTGGAAGAAGGTTTAGCTCTTTTGGATGCAAATCCAGCAGAGTGGAATGTACCTAAATACCATTTTACACCCGCCGCTGCTCACGCGTTTGCAACAAGATTTTATTTGTTTACCGGTGAATGGCAAAAAGTGGTAGACAATGCAAACAAAATTTTTGCAGGGGGAAATTTCGCAGGAAAATTGATTCCCTATAACTCCACTTTTAAAAAGATGACCTTTGAAGAAGTGCATAATGTTTTTTCTAAAGCAGACCAACCCTATAGCTTATTGATCAATGAAACCTATAGTGGTTATCAGCGTTGGTGGGATAATCGTTATTCAATGGGTATTAATGTTTTCCAGAATATTTATAATGGCGAAACTGCGGCAGGAGCCAAGTTTTATAATTTCGGTGTATCCTATGGTGCCCCACATTATACAACTTATATCTGGAAGGAATTCTGGTATGTGACAAATGCGACTGCAAATACAGGTTTTCCAATGCTTATGGTGCCGGTCTTAATTACAGACGAAGCACTGATGAACCGGGCTGAGGCCTATTTGGAACTAGGGAATAATGCTGCGGGTATTGCCGACATGAATTTAATGGCAAGCAACCGAATTGATAATTACAACCCTGCGAACCATGCTGTGACAGCAGCAAAATCCAAACAATTTTTTAATGTACAAAATGATAAGGAAGCACTGATTCAGACGGTCTTACAATTTAAGCAAGTTGGCTTTATGTCAATGGGCTTGCGTTGGTTCGATATTATCCGTAAGGGTATAACAGTAAGACATCTCCTCATTGCAAATGATGAAACAGAGAGTTATATCGAATTAAAACCAGAGGATCCGCGACGCGTTTTCCAGATCCCGCAAGAAGCAAAATTGTCAGGTGTTGAACAAAACCCAAGGTAA
- a CDS encoding nuclear transport factor 2 family protein: MKTLVKTFVAAALIAVSTCTMAAGNPGKTLNLSTADLAIDSYLSVMTEGVSGGVEHLFASDFSQKIQGETGRTNTRSEVISFLKKQKGEKLNCSTNTEVLEESENYMVARITMKFETFTKTDLVTLINEAGSWKVASSVNSYK, from the coding sequence ATGAAAACTTTAGTAAAGACATTTGTAGCAGCCGCTTTGATCGCAGTATCAACATGTACGATGGCTGCAGGTAACCCTGGTAAAACGTTGAACCTATCCACCGCAGACTTGGCTATTGATAGCTATCTATCGGTGATGACAGAAGGTGTGTCGGGGGGTGTTGAGCACCTATTCGCTTCCGATTTCAGCCAAAAGATTCAAGGCGAAACTGGGCGTACCAATACGCGTTCAGAGGTAATTTCTTTTTTGAAAAAACAAAAAGGTGAAAAACTGAACTGTAGTACTAATACGGAGGTTCTGGAGGAATCCGAAAATTATATGGTGGCACGCATCACGATGAAATTCGAAACATTTACAAAAACCGATCTAGTTACTTTAATAAATGAAGCCGGAAGCTGGAAGGTCGCGAGTTCAGTAAACTCATATAAATAG